One Diospyros lotus cultivar Yz01 chromosome 1, ASM1463336v1, whole genome shotgun sequence genomic window carries:
- the LOC127807324 gene encoding staphylococcal-like nuclease CAN2 isoform X2, whose protein sequence is MGNALRFLNSHCCGAAAADAAAAADSDAHGHHGVSSLAHDLYHFEITSQLPEGISKHVVSSKAAQAKWYKKIAEAWREAKPPPRTPEEASRLVIQTLKRHKKADVEGLLAFYGLPLPDSLVELSAGAPSSLPEGLKFELQTLPVDAKAVADGDTITVYVSTMDPRESSSVPSEVQIAAAERAKARSQRNYAKADALHKQIIDSGYRVLSIQNEEILARKYRIRLRGIDAPESAMPYGKEAKEELVKLVQGKCLTVLVFYEDRYGRSVGDVYCNGIFVQELLLKKGFAWHYKAYDQRPEFEKIGYVVLSSTVTSAVGERGST, encoded by the exons ATGGGAAACGCCCTTCGGTTTCTGAACAGCCATTGCTGCGGTGCGGCGGCGGCGGATGCGGCGGCTGCGGCGGATTCCGACGCCCACGGCCACCACGGCGTCTCCTCCCTCGCCCATGATCTTTACCACTTCGAAATCACCTCTCAG CTTCCTGAAGGGATCAGTAAGCATGTGGTTTCGTCCAAGGCGGCTCAGGCAAAATG GTATAAGAAGATCGCAGAGGCATGGAGAGAAGCAAAGCCTCCGCCAAGAACACCTGAAGAAGCTTCAAGGCTTGTCATCCAGACCTTGAAGCGACACAAGAAGGCAGATGTTGAG GGCCTGTTGGCTTTCTATGGCCTGCCGCTTCCCGATTCTCTGGTCGAACTTTCTGCCGGGGCACCTAGCTCATTGCCAGAAGGACTCAAGTTTGAGTTGCAGACCCTGCCA GTGGATGCAAAAGCTGTGGCAGATGGTGATACCATCACGGTGTACGTTAGCACCATGGATCCAAGAGAGTCTTCATCTGTTCCTAGTGAAGTACAAATTGCTGCTGCCGAAAGAGCGAAGGCACGCTCTCAGAGGAACTACGCCAAGGCAGACGCATTGCACAAGCAAATCATCGATTCAGGATATAG GGTCCTAAGCATTCAGAATGAGGAGATTCTTGCTCGCAAGTATAGAATACGACTAAG GGGAATCGATGCGCCAGAGAGCGCGATGCCATATGGGAAAGAGGCCAAGGAAGAGCTAGTCAAGCTCGTGCAAGGTAAGTGCCTGACAGTTCTTGTTTTTTATGAAGATCGCTACGGGCGTTCCGTAGGGGATGTGTATTGCAACGGCATTTTTGTACAG GAATTACTGCTGAAGAAAGGATTTGCATGGCACTACAAAGCCTATGACCAGCGTCCAGAATTTGAGAAG ATTGGATATGTTGTTCTATCATCTACCGTTACAAGTGCAGTGGGAGAAAGAGGCTCGACATAA
- the LOC127807324 gene encoding staphylococcal-like nuclease CAN2 isoform X3 — translation MGNALRFLNSHCCGAAAADAAAAADSDAHGHHGVSSLAHDLYHFEITSQLPEGISKHVVSSKAAQAKWYKKIAEAWREAKPPPRTPEEASRLVIQTLKRHKKADVEGLLAFYGLPLPDSLVELSAGAPSSLPEGLKFELQTLPVDAKAVADGDTITVYVSTMDPRESSSVPSEVQIAAAERAKARSQRNYAKADALHKQIIDSGYRVLSIQNEEILARKYRIRLRGIDAPESAMPYGKEAKEELVKLVQGKCLTVLVFYEDRYGRSVGDVYCNGIFVQELLLKKGFAWHYKAYDQRPEFEK, via the exons ATGGGAAACGCCCTTCGGTTTCTGAACAGCCATTGCTGCGGTGCGGCGGCGGCGGATGCGGCGGCTGCGGCGGATTCCGACGCCCACGGCCACCACGGCGTCTCCTCCCTCGCCCATGATCTTTACCACTTCGAAATCACCTCTCAG CTTCCTGAAGGGATCAGTAAGCATGTGGTTTCGTCCAAGGCGGCTCAGGCAAAATG GTATAAGAAGATCGCAGAGGCATGGAGAGAAGCAAAGCCTCCGCCAAGAACACCTGAAGAAGCTTCAAGGCTTGTCATCCAGACCTTGAAGCGACACAAGAAGGCAGATGTTGAG GGCCTGTTGGCTTTCTATGGCCTGCCGCTTCCCGATTCTCTGGTCGAACTTTCTGCCGGGGCACCTAGCTCATTGCCAGAAGGACTCAAGTTTGAGTTGCAGACCCTGCCA GTGGATGCAAAAGCTGTGGCAGATGGTGATACCATCACGGTGTACGTTAGCACCATGGATCCAAGAGAGTCTTCATCTGTTCCTAGTGAAGTACAAATTGCTGCTGCCGAAAGAGCGAAGGCACGCTCTCAGAGGAACTACGCCAAGGCAGACGCATTGCACAAGCAAATCATCGATTCAGGATATAG GGTCCTAAGCATTCAGAATGAGGAGATTCTTGCTCGCAAGTATAGAATACGACTAAG GGGAATCGATGCGCCAGAGAGCGCGATGCCATATGGGAAAGAGGCCAAGGAAGAGCTAGTCAAGCTCGTGCAAGGTAAGTGCCTGACAGTTCTTGTTTTTTATGAAGATCGCTACGGGCGTTCCGTAGGGGATGTGTATTGCAACGGCATTTTTGTACAG GAATTACTGCTGAAGAAAGGATTTGCATGGCACTACAAAGCCTATGACCAGCGTCCAGAATTTGAGAAG TAG
- the LOC127807324 gene encoding staphylococcal-like nuclease CAN2 isoform X1: protein MGNALRFLNSHCCGAAAADAAAAADSDAHGHHGVSSLAHDLYHFEITSQLPEGISKHVVSSKAAQAKWYKKIAEAWREAKPPPRTPEEASRLVIQTLKRHKKADVEGLLAFYGLPLPDSLVELSAGAPSSLPEGLKFELQTLPVDAKAVADGDTITVYVSTMDPRESSSVPSEVQIAAAERAKARSQRNYAKADALHKQIIDSGYRVLSIQNEEILARKYRIRLRGIDAPESAMPYGKEAKEELVKLVQGKCLTVLVFYEDRYGRSVGDVYCNGIFVQELLLKKGFAWHYKAYDQRPEFEKWEKEARHKRIGLWASSNPEMPWEWRKDRR, encoded by the exons ATGGGAAACGCCCTTCGGTTTCTGAACAGCCATTGCTGCGGTGCGGCGGCGGCGGATGCGGCGGCTGCGGCGGATTCCGACGCCCACGGCCACCACGGCGTCTCCTCCCTCGCCCATGATCTTTACCACTTCGAAATCACCTCTCAG CTTCCTGAAGGGATCAGTAAGCATGTGGTTTCGTCCAAGGCGGCTCAGGCAAAATG GTATAAGAAGATCGCAGAGGCATGGAGAGAAGCAAAGCCTCCGCCAAGAACACCTGAAGAAGCTTCAAGGCTTGTCATCCAGACCTTGAAGCGACACAAGAAGGCAGATGTTGAG GGCCTGTTGGCTTTCTATGGCCTGCCGCTTCCCGATTCTCTGGTCGAACTTTCTGCCGGGGCACCTAGCTCATTGCCAGAAGGACTCAAGTTTGAGTTGCAGACCCTGCCA GTGGATGCAAAAGCTGTGGCAGATGGTGATACCATCACGGTGTACGTTAGCACCATGGATCCAAGAGAGTCTTCATCTGTTCCTAGTGAAGTACAAATTGCTGCTGCCGAAAGAGCGAAGGCACGCTCTCAGAGGAACTACGCCAAGGCAGACGCATTGCACAAGCAAATCATCGATTCAGGATATAG GGTCCTAAGCATTCAGAATGAGGAGATTCTTGCTCGCAAGTATAGAATACGACTAAG GGGAATCGATGCGCCAGAGAGCGCGATGCCATATGGGAAAGAGGCCAAGGAAGAGCTAGTCAAGCTCGTGCAAGGTAAGTGCCTGACAGTTCTTGTTTTTTATGAAGATCGCTACGGGCGTTCCGTAGGGGATGTGTATTGCAACGGCATTTTTGTACAG GAATTACTGCTGAAGAAAGGATTTGCATGGCACTACAAAGCCTATGACCAGCGTCCAGAATTTGAGAAG TGGGAGAAAGAGGCTCGACATAAGAGGATTGGGTTGTGGGCTTCATCGAACCCTGAAATGCCATGGGAATGGAGAAAGGATCGTCGATAA